The Haloplanus sp. CK5-1 genome contains a region encoding:
- a CDS encoding non-histone chromosomal MC1 family protein, whose amino-acid sequence MVREDDKRNFALQDDGEEDSVFSGNMPRQAALKAARRLENPADSEEEAEANPTEIRLREKGTDKVHVYDAWAWNESPPDVDMDEWDAEDEGEVWLSDVDEITNGNVSKKGIEHQD is encoded by the coding sequence ATGGTACGAGAGGACGATAAGCGGAACTTCGCGCTACAGGATGACGGGGAGGAGGACAGCGTGTTCTCGGGCAACATGCCCCGGCAGGCGGCGCTGAAGGCTGCCCGCCGTCTCGAAAACCCCGCCGACTCCGAGGAGGAAGCGGAGGCGAACCCGACCGAGATCCGACTCCGGGAGAAGGGGACCGATAAGGTACACGTCTACGACGCGTGGGCGTGGAACGAGTCGCCCCCCGACGTCGACATGGACGAGTGGGATGCCGAGGACGAGGGCGAAGTCTGGCTCTCCGACGTCGACGAGATAACGAACGGCAACGTCTCGAAGAAGGGTATCGAACACCAAGACTAA
- a CDS encoding quinone-dependent dihydroorotate dehydrogenase encodes MNGYDALKPLLFALPPETAHRVTHRVLRGVQHTPVENFLRERYTVENDRLRTEAFGLDFENPVGVAAGFDKNGEVPSALVALGFGHVEIGGVTAERQAGNPRPRLFRLPEDGALINRMGFNNEGADRIGARLDDADLPDAPVGVNIGKSKATPLYEAADDYRYTYERVADAGDYFVVNVSSPNTPGLRDLQHRESLERILGGLLDAGADPLLVKLSPDLAAPAIDEALAVVDDLDLDGVVATNTTVDRPQGLRNPNRVERGGLSGKPIEERATGTIEFIADRTDVPIVGVGGVTDAEGAYRKIRAGASVVQLYTGLVYEGPGLARDINEGLLDLLERDGFDSVEDAVGVGR; translated from the coding sequence ATGAACGGGTACGACGCGCTCAAGCCGCTGTTGTTCGCACTTCCGCCGGAGACGGCCCATCGGGTGACACACCGGGTACTCCGAGGGGTCCAGCACACGCCCGTCGAGAACTTCCTCCGGGAGCGGTACACGGTCGAGAACGACCGCCTGCGCACCGAGGCGTTCGGACTCGACTTCGAGAACCCGGTGGGCGTCGCCGCCGGCTTCGACAAGAACGGCGAGGTGCCGTCGGCGCTGGTCGCACTCGGCTTCGGTCACGTCGAAATCGGCGGCGTCACCGCCGAGCGACAGGCCGGCAACCCCCGACCCCGCCTCTTTCGGCTCCCCGAGGACGGCGCGCTGATCAACCGGATGGGGTTCAACAACGAGGGAGCGGACCGGATCGGCGCGCGACTCGACGACGCCGACCTCCCGGACGCGCCCGTGGGCGTGAACATCGGGAAGTCGAAGGCGACGCCGCTCTACGAGGCGGCCGACGACTACCGCTACACCTACGAGCGCGTGGCCGACGCCGGCGACTACTTCGTCGTGAACGTCTCGAGCCCCAACACGCCCGGCCTGCGCGACCTCCAGCACCGCGAGTCGCTCGAACGCATTCTCGGGGGACTGCTCGACGCCGGGGCGGACCCGCTGTTGGTGAAACTCTCGCCCGACCTCGCGGCCCCCGCCATCGACGAAGCCCTCGCCGTCGTCGACGACTTGGACCTGGACGGCGTCGTCGCCACCAACACGACCGTCGACCGCCCGCAGGGGCTGCGGAATCCGAACCGGGTCGAACGCGGTGGCCTCTCGGGGAAGCCGATCGAGGAACGGGCGACGGGGACGATCGAGTTCATCGCCGACCGAACCGACGTACCGATTGTCGGCGTCGGCGGCGTCACCGACGCCGAGGGTGCCTACCGAAAGATCCGTGCGGGAGCGAGCGTCGTCCAACTGTACACCGGACTGGTGTACGAGGGACCGGGGCTCGCACGCGACATCAACGAGGGGCTCCTCGACCTCCTAGAACGGGACGGCTTCGACTCGGTGGAAGACGCGGTCGGTGTCGGCCGCTAG
- a CDS encoding valine--tRNA ligase yields MPSGEYDPETVERQWQERWVEEDLYAYEGEGAVDPDTVFSIDSPPPTVSGSLHWGHVYGFTLQDFVARYNRMQGEDVFFPFGYDDNGIASERLAEDELEVQHQDYDRDVFQEMCRGVCAKYEADFTEKMQALGISIDWTETYQTIEPRVQRISQLSFIDLYEQGREYRQRAPAIWCPDCETAISQVEMEDSEQDSHFHDIAFDVAGRDETFTISTTRPELLPACVAVFVHPDDDENGYLVGEEAEIPLFGQTVPIIEDERVDMETGSGIVMCCTFGDQTDIEWYQAHDLPLRIAIDESGTMTDVAEEYEGLSAEAARERIVDDLDDAGALLDRWAISHVVNVHERCDTEVEFLVTEQWYIKLLDKTEEYLDAGRSMDWFPEKMFTRYKNWIEGLQWDWAISRQRSSGIPFPVWYCDDCDTEIVADRDQLPVDPLSDDPPVDACPECGCGTLVPEDDVFDTWATSSLTPLINAGWEFDDDAGEMAIERPELYPMDVRPQGHDIISFWLFHTVVKCYEHTGEVPFDSVMINGMVLDENREKMSKSKGNVVAPDKVLEEFPVDAARYWAAGSAVGDDLPYKEKGLRAGERLMRKLWNASKLVDDLTPEKRLSRPDLREIDRWMLAELDAQIETVTEHFERREFSKARDGLRSFFWHTFCDDYLEIAKQRLRDGTDESAAYTLQIAHRRFCKLFAPILAHVTEELWREMYSEGSVHTTDWPEPLGVEADLAAGERAMAVVGALRKYKSDNQLSMNADVDAVRVYGDVSAFADDIRRVMHVGELESVDEEPPVESVVAGVDLDYSLVGPEFGGQVSAIEDAIEAGEFEVVDDHLHVDGVELAPEMFDIEEERRYAGEGEMIEAGETVVIVRN; encoded by the coding sequence ATGCCGAGCGGAGAATACGACCCGGAGACGGTCGAACGACAGTGGCAGGAGCGGTGGGTCGAGGAGGATCTCTACGCCTACGAAGGCGAGGGGGCCGTAGACCCGGACACCGTCTTCTCCATCGACTCGCCGCCGCCGACGGTCTCCGGGAGCCTCCACTGGGGCCACGTCTACGGCTTCACCCTGCAGGACTTCGTCGCCCGGTACAACCGGATGCAGGGCGAGGACGTGTTCTTCCCCTTTGGCTACGACGACAACGGCATCGCCTCGGAACGCCTCGCCGAGGACGAACTCGAGGTGCAACACCAGGACTACGACCGCGACGTGTTCCAGGAGATGTGCCGTGGGGTCTGTGCGAAGTACGAGGCGGACTTCACGGAGAAGATGCAGGCGCTCGGTATCTCCATCGACTGGACCGAGACCTACCAGACCATCGAACCGCGCGTCCAGCGCATCTCCCAACTCTCCTTCATCGACCTCTACGAACAGGGTCGGGAGTACCGCCAGCGCGCGCCCGCCATCTGGTGCCCGGACTGTGAGACGGCCATCTCGCAGGTCGAGATGGAGGACTCCGAACAGGATTCGCACTTCCACGACATCGCCTTCGACGTGGCCGGGCGTGACGAGACGTTCACCATCTCAACGACCCGCCCCGAACTCCTGCCGGCCTGCGTGGCGGTGTTCGTCCACCCCGACGACGACGAGAACGGCTACCTCGTCGGCGAGGAGGCGGAGATTCCGCTCTTCGGACAGACGGTACCCATCATCGAGGACGAACGCGTCGACATGGAGACCGGATCGGGGATCGTGATGTGCTGTACGTTCGGCGACCAGACCGACATCGAGTGGTACCAGGCCCACGACCTGCCCCTCCGGATCGCCATCGACGAGTCGGGGACGATGACCGACGTGGCCGAGGAGTACGAGGGGCTCTCCGCCGAGGCGGCCCGCGAACGCATCGTCGACGACCTCGACGACGCCGGCGCGTTGTTGGATCGGTGGGCCATCTCCCACGTCGTCAACGTCCACGAGCGGTGTGACACGGAAGTCGAGTTCCTCGTCACCGAACAGTGGTACATCAAACTGCTGGACAAGACCGAGGAGTACCTCGACGCCGGGCGGTCGATGGACTGGTTCCCGGAGAAGATGTTCACGCGGTACAAAAACTGGATCGAGGGGCTCCAGTGGGACTGGGCCATCTCGCGCCAGCGGTCGTCGGGCATCCCGTTCCCGGTGTGGTACTGCGACGACTGCGACACCGAGATCGTCGCCGACCGCGACCAGTTGCCGGTCGACCCCCTCTCGGACGACCCGCCGGTCGACGCCTGTCCGGAGTGTGGGTGTGGGACGCTCGTCCCCGAAGACGACGTCTTCGACACGTGGGCGACCTCCTCGTTGACGCCGCTGATCAACGCCGGGTGGGAGTTCGACGACGACGCCGGGGAGATGGCCATCGAACGGCCAGAACTCTACCCGATGGACGTGCGCCCGCAGGGTCACGACATCATCTCCTTCTGGCTGTTCCACACCGTCGTGAAGTGTTACGAGCACACCGGCGAGGTGCCCTTCGACAGCGTGATGATCAACGGGATGGTGCTCGACGAGAACAGGGAGAAGATGTCCAAATCGAAGGGCAACGTCGTCGCGCCCGACAAGGTCTTAGAGGAGTTCCCGGTCGACGCCGCACGCTACTGGGCCGCCGGGAGCGCCGTCGGCGACGACCTACCGTACAAGGAGAAGGGCCTCCGTGCGGGCGAGCGCCTGATGCGAAAGCTGTGGAACGCGTCGAAACTCGTCGACGACCTGACGCCGGAGAAGCGGCTCTCCCGGCCCGATCTCCGGGAGATCGACCGCTGGATGCTGGCCGAACTCGACGCGCAGATCGAGACCGTCACCGAGCACTTCGAGCGCCGCGAGTTCTCGAAGGCCCGGGACGGCCTCCGCTCTTTCTTCTGGCACACGTTCTGCGACGACTACCTCGAAATCGCCAAACAGCGCCTGCGCGACGGTACCGACGAGTCGGCGGCGTACACGCTCCAGATCGCCCACCGGCGCTTCTGTAAGCTGTTCGCGCCGATCCTCGCCCACGTCACGGAGGAGCTCTGGCGGGAGATGTACAGCGAGGGGAGCGTCCACACGACCGACTGGCCCGAACCGCTGGGCGTCGAGGCCGACCTCGCGGCGGGCGAACGGGCGATGGCCGTCGTCGGGGCACTCCGGAAGTACAAGTCGGACAACCAGTTGTCGATGAACGCCGACGTGGACGCGGTTCGGGTGTACGGCGACGTCTCGGCGTTCGCCGACGACATCCGGCGTGTGATGCACGTCGGCGAACTCGAGTCCGTCGACGAGGAACCCCCGGTCGAGTCCGTCGTCGCCGGCGTCGACCTCGACTACTCGCTGGTCGGTCCCGAGTTCGGCGGACAGGTGTCCGCCATCGAGGACGCCATCGAAGCCGGTGAGTTCGAGGTCGTCGACGACCACCTCCACGTCGACGGCGTCGAACTCGCACCCGAGATGTTCGACATCGAGGAGGAGCGTCGCTACGCCGGCGAGGGCGAGATGATCGAGGCGGGCGAGACGGTCGTGATCGTCCGGAACTAG
- the pheT gene encoding phenylalanine--tRNA ligase subunit beta: protein MPVVDVDPDALRELTGHDEKSDEELKEDLFALGLEFEGETEDGLLQLEFGPDRLDRLSVEGVARSLRYQYGDDRGVYVPNTNDADWTIVVDESVPEERPRVTGAVIRGVDLDDAALDSLIQLQEKLHATMGRKRAKGAIGIHDLTMLKGAGYDPNDEGPAGNAITYRGLDPDGDRFVPLDADREMTPAEVLTDHPTGETYAPIVEGYDRYPAIYDEIGLFSFPPVINGRRTEVSTDSRNLFVELTGTDQWTIDRMCNVICYALDARGATIEEVAVEYPDGRLVRPDFEVETKTVAHDRIESMLGIDLDVEEAVDLFERSGLDAAPEEAEGTYEVSIPPYRTDVLHPLDLIDDVGRAYGFNELDPRYPDVATVGSRHDRSKLESAARTRLVGLGFEDLLNFHMISEVENYDRMGVEAGGDAYGGDPPVTITEPYSEDYTMLRTWALPSLLMVLENNTHRAYPQDLAEIGLAAGADADENTGVAERRTVAAVLARHDATYEDAKSRLAALCRGFGVDLETPATDHPTFIDGRAADVVIDGESVGVIGEVHPRVLVEHDLELPVAAFEFRLDALA, encoded by the coding sequence TTGCAACTGGAGTTCGGCCCGGACCGGCTGGATCGCCTCTCCGTCGAGGGCGTCGCCCGCTCGTTGCGCTACCAGTACGGCGACGACCGCGGCGTCTACGTCCCGAACACGAACGACGCCGACTGGACCATCGTCGTCGACGAGTCGGTGCCCGAGGAGCGACCCCGTGTCACCGGCGCGGTGATCCGTGGCGTCGACCTGGACGACGCCGCGCTCGACTCCCTGATCCAGTTGCAGGAGAAACTCCACGCCACGATGGGACGCAAGCGCGCGAAGGGGGCCATCGGCATCCACGACCTGACGATGCTGAAAGGGGCGGGCTACGATCCCAACGACGAGGGACCGGCCGGCAACGCCATCACCTACCGCGGGCTCGACCCCGACGGTGACCGGTTCGTCCCCCTCGACGCCGACCGGGAGATGACGCCCGCGGAGGTGCTCACCGATCACCCCACTGGCGAGACGTACGCGCCGATCGTCGAGGGGTACGACCGCTATCCCGCCATCTACGACGAGATCGGCCTGTTCTCGTTCCCGCCGGTCATCAACGGCCGCCGGACGGAGGTGTCGACGGACTCGCGGAACCTCTTTGTCGAACTCACGGGGACCGACCAGTGGACCATCGACCGGATGTGCAACGTGATCTGTTACGCGCTCGACGCCCGGGGTGCGACGATAGAGGAGGTGGCAGTCGAGTATCCGGACGGCCGCCTGGTCCGCCCCGACTTCGAGGTGGAGACGAAGACTGTCGCCCACGACCGCATCGAGTCGATGCTCGGGATCGACCTCGACGTCGAGGAGGCGGTCGACCTCTTCGAGCGGTCGGGACTGGACGCGGCCCCCGAGGAGGCAGAGGGCACCTACGAGGTGTCGATCCCGCCGTACCGCACGGACGTCCTCCACCCACTCGACCTGATCGACGACGTGGGTCGGGCCTACGGCTTCAACGAACTCGACCCACGGTATCCGGACGTGGCGACCGTCGGGAGTCGACACGACCGGTCGAAACTGGAGTCGGCCGCGCGGACACGGCTCGTCGGCCTCGGCTTCGAGGACCTGCTCAACTTCCACATGATCTCCGAAGTCGAGAACTACGATCGGATGGGGGTCGAAGCCGGCGGCGACGCCTACGGCGGCGACCCGCCGGTGACCATCACCGAACCGTACAGCGAGGACTACACGATGCTCCGGACGTGGGCGCTCCCCTCCCTGCTGATGGTGTTGGAGAACAACACCCACCGGGCGTACCCACAGGACCTCGCGGAGATCGGTCTCGCCGCGGGCGCCGACGCCGACGAGAACACGGGCGTCGCGGAGCGCCGCACCGTCGCGGCCGTGCTGGCCCGCCACGACGCGACCTACGAGGACGCCAAGTCCCGTCTGGCGGCGCTGTGTCGGGGCTTCGGCGTCGACCTCGAGACACCGGCGACCGACCACCCGACGTTCATCGACGGCCGTGCGGCCGACGTGGTGATCGACGGCGAGTCGGTCGGCGTGATCGGCGAGGTCCACCCGCGGGTTCTGGTCGAACACGACCTCGAACTGCCGGTCGCGGCCTTCGAGTTCCGGCTGGACGCGTTGGCGTAA